In Pseudovibrio brasiliensis, the following are encoded in one genomic region:
- a CDS encoding response regulator translates to MHHTSFGKDISQLDVVLVEQSKPTQAILRGILSTLKLGRVRVYDSPKDALPMLISDPPDIVLSGWEMKPVSGFQLLKLMRSGRIPELINVPLVFITAYGTRALVTRAMEAGAHHLLVTPISSAVLKKSLESICKDRRQFIRNDDGGFIIDGTARRLEQNQAKFAALNKAREYQKDENAPAPESEPAPPKRRRRGIDDNEPLSLKDLEVGNISPADKFSQNPYLPRRAKK, encoded by the coding sequence ATGCATCACACCTCCTTCGGCAAGGACATTTCTCAGTTAGATGTGGTTCTTGTGGAACAGTCAAAACCCACCCAAGCAATCCTAAGGGGCATATTAAGCACCCTGAAGTTGGGGCGCGTACGTGTCTATGACAGTCCCAAAGATGCATTGCCGATGCTTATCTCTGACCCGCCAGATATAGTTTTGTCCGGATGGGAGATGAAACCGGTCAGCGGCTTCCAGCTATTAAAGCTGATGCGCTCTGGCCGAATCCCTGAACTCATCAACGTTCCACTTGTCTTTATCACCGCTTACGGCACCCGCGCGCTCGTAACCCGGGCGATGGAAGCAGGGGCCCACCATCTGCTGGTGACACCGATCTCCTCTGCAGTGCTAAAGAAATCACTGGAATCAATCTGTAAGGATCGCCGACAATTCATACGCAATGACGATGGTGGTTTCATTATTGATGGCACGGCAAGGCGTCTGGAACAGAATCAGGCCAAGTTCGCAGCGCTCAATAAAGCGCGCGAATACCAGAAGGACGAAAACGCACCCGCACCCGAATCTGAACCAGCGCCTCCGAAGCGCAGACGGCGGGGCATAGATGACAATGAGCCGCTTTCCCTCAAAGATCTGGAGGTTGGCAACATTTCACCTGCAGACAAGTTCAGTCAAAACCCGTACTTGCCGCGCAGAGCAAAGAAGTGA
- a CDS encoding NADH:ubiquinone oxidoreductase subunit NDUFA12 — MKHLLLTFFTWWNSDTWGTRFFTWRKGEFVGTDEFGNKYYRERGGKRRWVIYKNLAEASQIPAGWHGWMHYRTDTPPTEMEYVKRDWEADHQPNLTGTPNAYRPKGSILTPEKRPEVTGDYHAWTPGE; from the coding sequence ATGAAACACCTTCTGCTTACGTTCTTCACATGGTGGAACAGTGACACGTGGGGCACTCGCTTCTTCACTTGGAGAAAGGGTGAGTTCGTCGGTACCGATGAGTTTGGCAACAAGTACTATAGAGAGCGTGGCGGCAAGCGTCGCTGGGTGATCTATAAGAACCTCGCAGAAGCCTCCCAGATCCCTGCCGGTTGGCACGGTTGGATGCACTATCGCACTGACACGCCTCCAACTGAGATGGAATACGTCAAGCGCGACTGGGAAGCAGATCACCAGCCAAATCTGACAGGCACACCGAATGCCTACCGTCCAAAAGGCTCCATCCTGACCCCGGAAAAACGTCCGGAAGTGACAGGAGACTACCACGCCTGGACACCTGGCGAATAA
- a CDS encoding alpha/beta hydrolase: protein MPEVIFNGPAGRLEGRFHPAKKRNAPIALVLHLHPQFGGTMNNQIIYQMYYMFAKRGFAVLRFNFRGVGRSQGQFDHGQGELSDAAAALDWVQTVHPDARACWIAGFSFGAWIGMQLLMRRPEVEGFISVAPPANLHDFSFLAPCPSSGLIIHGEQDKVVPQKDVQALVDKLKTQKGIIIDHQEMPGANHFFENHVDGLIDNCAGYLDRRLGLIGEDAM, encoded by the coding sequence ATGCCTGAGGTGATCTTCAATGGCCCTGCAGGGCGGCTAGAAGGCCGTTTCCATCCAGCTAAAAAACGCAATGCTCCAATCGCATTGGTGCTTCATCTGCATCCGCAGTTCGGCGGTACGATGAACAACCAGATCATCTATCAGATGTATTACATGTTTGCGAAACGTGGCTTTGCGGTTCTGCGCTTCAACTTCCGTGGTGTCGGTCGCTCACAAGGTCAGTTCGATCATGGCCAGGGCGAATTGTCTGATGCAGCAGCAGCGCTGGACTGGGTGCAGACTGTTCATCCGGATGCACGCGCGTGCTGGATTGCAGGCTTCTCGTTTGGTGCATGGATTGGTATGCAGCTTCTGATGCGTCGTCCGGAAGTGGAAGGCTTCATTTCCGTTGCTCCACCAGCAAACCTGCATGACTTCTCTTTCCTTGCGCCTTGCCCGTCTTCCGGCCTCATCATTCACGGTGAGCAGGATAAGGTTGTTCCGCAGAAAGACGTTCAGGCTCTGGTCGACAAGCTGAAGACCCAAAAGGGTATCATCATCGATCACCAGGAGATGCCTGGCGCGAACCACTTCTTCGAGAACCACGTTGATGGCCTGATTGATAACTGTGCCGGTTATCTCGATCGCCGTCTCGGTTTGATCGGTGAAGACGCGATGTAA
- a CDS encoding cysteine desulfurase family protein produces MTTNRELTYLDYNASAPLREESLLALQEAYKAAGNASSIHSSGRRARAYIEDARHKIADLVDGNPANIIFTSGASEANVTALSPTWLKNGEPYILTQAFVSAIEHPSVIAGGRFAAQNVQSIPVDEEGRVIVGELSKMLDALGEDETVLISVMAANSETGVLQPLQEIGVLVEDKGHIFHVDAVQMAGKEPISMAMIGCNSMSISSHKIGGPQGVGALILGKGDFRPIPLLTGGGQESWRRAGTENTAGIAGFAVAAAQSTDPDEHARILRLRNHMEERLNEISPDAIIFGKDVARLGNTTCFAVEGISAETALINFDLFGVAVSSGSACSSGKVGASHVLLAMGVSESLARGAIRVSLGWATTEDDLECFLGAWAKIYKRMKPTQKG; encoded by the coding sequence ATGACAACGAACCGCGAACTGACATATTTAGACTATAACGCCAGCGCTCCGTTGAGGGAAGAATCTCTTTTAGCTCTTCAGGAAGCCTATAAAGCCGCAGGCAACGCGTCCTCTATTCACAGCAGCGGTCGGCGCGCCCGGGCGTATATCGAAGATGCAAGGCACAAAATTGCAGATCTGGTAGATGGCAATCCGGCCAACATCATTTTTACAAGTGGCGCATCTGAGGCAAATGTAACGGCATTATCGCCCACTTGGTTGAAAAATGGCGAGCCCTATATTCTGACCCAGGCTTTTGTGAGCGCAATCGAGCATCCCTCCGTCATCGCAGGTGGCCGATTTGCAGCTCAGAACGTACAGAGCATTCCGGTTGATGAAGAAGGTCGTGTCATCGTCGGCGAACTTTCCAAGATGCTGGATGCTCTGGGTGAAGATGAAACAGTTCTTATTTCCGTAATGGCCGCAAACAGCGAAACCGGTGTTTTGCAGCCCCTACAGGAAATAGGCGTACTGGTAGAAGATAAAGGTCATATCTTCCATGTGGATGCAGTCCAGATGGCGGGTAAGGAACCAATCTCCATGGCCATGATTGGCTGTAACTCCATGTCGATCTCCTCCCATAAAATCGGAGGTCCGCAAGGAGTAGGTGCTCTTATCTTAGGTAAGGGTGATTTCAGACCAATCCCGCTGCTCACCGGCGGCGGACAAGAGTCGTGGAGAAGAGCAGGCACAGAGAACACAGCAGGGATTGCAGGATTTGCAGTTGCGGCAGCGCAATCAACTGATCCTGATGAACATGCTAGAATTTTGCGCCTGCGAAACCATATGGAGGAGAGATTAAATGAAATCTCTCCTGATGCGATTATCTTTGGTAAAGATGTCGCGCGTCTTGGCAACACGACGTGTTTCGCAGTTGAAGGGATTTCAGCTGAAACCGCGCTCATCAACTTTGATTTGTTTGGTGTGGCAGTTTCATCTGGATCAGCTTGTTCTTCCGGCAAAGTAGGCGCATCCCATGTGCTTCTTGCGATGGGGGTGTCGGAATCACTGGCACGGGGCGCAATCCGGGTAAGCCTGGGTTGGGCAACGACCGAAGACGATCTCGAGTGCTTTTTGGGCGCTTGGGCGAAAATTTATAAACGAATGAAGCCCACACAGAAGGGGTGA
- the sufB gene encoding Fe-S cluster assembly protein SufB, producing MAAVQETIDQVKAIDVDQYKYGFVTDIESELAPKGLNEDIIAFISAKKEEPEWMLNWRLEAFRRWKTMEEPTWARVEYPKIDFEDLHYYAAPKNTEGPKSLDEVDPELLETYKKLGIPLSEQEILAGVAPENRVAVDAVFDSVSVATTFKEELAKAGVIFCPISEAVREHPELVQKYLGSVVPVSDNFYATLNSAVFSDGSFVYVPPGVRCPMELSTYFRINEKNTGQFERTLIIADKGSYVSYLEGCTAPQRDENQLHAAVVELVALEDAEIKYSTVQNWYPGDSEGKGGIYNFVTKRGDCREKNSKISWTQVETGSAITWKYPSCILRGDNSQGEFYSIAISNGHQQIDSGTKMIHLGKNTASRIISKGISAGVSQNTYRGQVSAHRKASNARNFTQCDSLLIGDKCGAHTVPYIESKNSSAVFEHEATTSKISDDQMFYCQARGLDEEEAVALIVNGFVRDVIQQLPMEFAVEAQKLISISLEGSVG from the coding sequence ATGGCGGCAGTCCAGGAAACAATTGATCAGGTCAAAGCAATTGACGTTGATCAGTATAAATATGGCTTTGTAACGGATATCGAAAGTGAGCTTGCTCCCAAAGGGCTCAATGAAGATATCATTGCGTTTATCTCAGCTAAAAAAGAAGAACCGGAATGGATGCTAAACTGGCGTCTGGAGGCGTTTCGTCGTTGGAAAACGATGGAAGAGCCAACATGGGCGCGTGTTGAATATCCGAAGATCGACTTCGAAGACCTTCACTATTACGCAGCACCAAAGAACACTGAAGGGCCCAAGTCCCTTGATGAAGTGGATCCTGAACTGCTGGAAACCTACAAGAAGCTAGGTATTCCGCTGTCCGAACAGGAAATCCTCGCCGGTGTCGCACCTGAAAACCGCGTCGCAGTTGACGCCGTGTTCGACAGTGTGTCCGTTGCAACCACCTTTAAGGAAGAGCTTGCCAAAGCTGGCGTGATTTTCTGCCCGATCTCCGAAGCGGTTCGTGAGCATCCGGAACTGGTGCAGAAGTATCTTGGCTCAGTCGTGCCGGTCTCCGACAACTTCTACGCAACTTTGAACTCCGCAGTGTTCTCTGACGGCTCGTTCGTGTACGTACCACCAGGCGTTCGCTGCCCAATGGAACTGTCCACGTACTTCCGTATCAACGAGAAGAACACCGGTCAGTTCGAGCGTACACTCATCATTGCAGATAAGGGCTCTTACGTGTCTTATCTGGAAGGCTGTACAGCTCCTCAGCGCGATGAAAACCAGCTTCACGCAGCTGTTGTTGAGCTCGTTGCGCTCGAAGATGCAGAAATCAAATACTCCACCGTTCAGAACTGGTATCCAGGCGACTCTGAAGGCAAGGGTGGTATTTACAACTTCGTGACCAAGCGTGGCGATTGCCGCGAAAAGAACTCCAAGATCTCTTGGACACAGGTTGAAACTGGTTCTGCTATCACTTGGAAATACCCAAGCTGTATTCTGCGTGGTGATAACTCACAGGGTGAGTTCTATTCCATTGCGATTTCCAATGGTCACCAGCAGATCGACAGCGGTACCAAGATGATCCACTTGGGCAAGAACACGGCCAGCCGGATTATCTCCAAGGGTATCTCAGCAGGTGTTTCTCAAAACACTTATCGCGGGCAGGTTTCCGCGCATCGCAAGGCATCTAACGCACGTAACTTCACCCAGTGTGACTCGCTTCTCATTGGCGATAAGTGCGGTGCCCACACCGTCCCATATATCGAAAGCAAGAACTCCTCAGCGGTGTTCGAGCACGAGGCGACAACCTCCAAGATCTCCGATGATCAGATGTTCTACTGTCAGGCCCGTGGCCTTGATGAAGAAGAAGCTGTCGCGCTGATCGTGAATGGTTTCGTACGGGACGTAATCCAGCAACTGCCAATGGAATTTGCAGTTGAAGCTCAAAAACTGATTTCCATCAGCCTTGAAGGAAGTGTGGGCTAA
- the sufC gene encoding Fe-S cluster assembly ATPase SufC — protein MLEIKNLHAEVDGNKILRGIDLTVRPGEVHAIMGPNGSGKSTLSYVLAGKEDYEITEGSITYNGVDWSELGADERAAAGMFLAFQYPIEIPGVATMTFLKTALNAQRKARGEDEISTPDFMKLVREKSKELKVTPDMLKRPLNVGFSGGEKKRAEILQMSLLEPTLCVLDETDSGLDIDALRIVSEGVNQLRSPERSMIVITHYQRLLDHIVPDVVHVLSKGKIVKTGGKELALELEKNGYADYVDEEAA, from the coding sequence ATGCTTGAGATTAAAAACCTGCACGCCGAAGTTGATGGCAACAAAATCCTTCGCGGCATTGACCTGACTGTTCGCCCGGGCGAAGTCCACGCAATCATGGGTCCAAACGGTTCTGGAAAGTCCACCCTGTCTTATGTTCTGGCAGGCAAAGAAGACTACGAGATCACCGAGGGTTCCATCACCTACAACGGTGTGGACTGGTCTGAGCTTGGCGCTGATGAGCGCGCAGCAGCTGGCATGTTCCTGGCATTCCAGTACCCGATCGAAATTCCGGGTGTTGCGACCATGACCTTCCTGAAGACAGCTTTGAACGCACAGCGCAAAGCACGTGGTGAAGACGAAATCTCCACCCCGGACTTCATGAAGCTCGTACGCGAAAAGTCCAAAGAGCTCAAAGTCACACCTGACATGCTGAAGCGTCCACTCAACGTTGGTTTCTCCGGCGGTGAAAAGAAGCGCGCTGAAATCCTGCAGATGTCTCTGCTTGAGCCAACACTTTGCGTTTTGGATGAAACAGATTCAGGTCTGGACATCGATGCACTGCGCATCGTTTCCGAAGGCGTCAACCAGCTTCGCTCTCCAGAGCGCTCCATGATCGTGATCACTCACTATCAGCGTCTGCTCGATCACATTGTACCGGACGTCGTGCATGTTCTGTCCAAAGGTAAGATCGTAAAGACCGGCGGCAAAGAGCTTGCTCTTGAGCTGGAGAAAAACGGCTACGCTGACTACGTCGACGAAGAAGCTGCTTGA
- the sufD gene encoding Fe-S cluster assembly protein SufD, protein MNAPAKIQETKAEQSLNAQFDATLAQTTQDNANQRKQAWDAFKAKGIPHRRVEEWHYTDLRTKMTDAFALSSKTSPKADALKGAGGLETYRIAIVNGRYVPELSSNQALAGLTVTEADGFLAAQLGTDDAMAHLNQALVQGGITIKIDADATIETPIEIVRYTDGTEVSSYAGTSVEIGSGAKALIIESFEGDAEAAYQSNALTEVKVGDKANIHWLKLQVESEKAQHIETLSIELGAETNFQHFIYNEGSALSRAQLFLEFKGEGTHAGLRGTCLLKDSQHADITLFVNHAVPECESREYYRAVVDDKARAVFQGKIIVEPGAQKTDGQMMIKSLLLSDTAEINAKPELEIFADDVQCAHGSTTGDIDEDLLFYLMARGIPEAQARKILVLAFLSEAIEEFEEERSVELLEAMTRKWLHADEMVSE, encoded by the coding sequence ATGAATGCTCCGGCAAAAATTCAAGAGACAAAAGCAGAGCAGAGCCTGAATGCTCAGTTCGACGCAACTCTCGCGCAAACAACGCAAGATAACGCAAACCAACGCAAACAGGCGTGGGACGCTTTCAAAGCGAAAGGTATCCCGCACCGCCGCGTTGAAGAGTGGCACTACACTGACCTGCGCACCAAGATGACCGATGCGTTTGCATTGTCATCCAAGACGTCGCCAAAGGCTGACGCTCTGAAGGGCGCTGGTGGTCTGGAGACCTACCGCATTGCGATCGTCAACGGTCGCTATGTGCCGGAACTGTCTTCAAATCAGGCACTTGCAGGTCTCACTGTGACCGAGGCTGACGGCTTCCTGGCCGCTCAGCTTGGCACAGACGATGCCATGGCACACCTCAATCAGGCTCTCGTTCAGGGCGGCATCACCATCAAGATTGATGCAGATGCAACCATTGAGACGCCAATTGAGATCGTGCGTTACACCGACGGTACGGAAGTCAGCTCCTATGCTGGCACCTCCGTTGAAATCGGTTCCGGCGCAAAAGCGCTCATCATCGAAAGCTTCGAAGGTGACGCGGAAGCGGCTTACCAGTCCAACGCTCTGACAGAAGTGAAAGTGGGCGATAAAGCCAACATTCACTGGCTGAAGCTGCAGGTGGAAAGCGAAAAAGCGCAGCACATTGAAACGCTTAGCATCGAGCTAGGTGCGGAAACCAATTTCCAGCACTTCATCTACAATGAAGGCTCAGCTCTGTCTCGCGCACAGCTCTTCCTGGAGTTCAAAGGCGAGGGCACCCACGCAGGTCTGCGCGGCACATGTCTGCTCAAAGACAGCCAACATGCTGATATTACACTGTTTGTGAACCATGCAGTGCCAGAATGTGAAAGCCGCGAATACTACCGTGCCGTCGTAGACGACAAAGCCCGCGCAGTCTTCCAAGGCAAGATCATTGTGGAGCCAGGCGCCCAGAAGACAGACGGTCAGATGATGATCAAGTCTCTTCTTTTGAGCGATACTGCTGAAATCAATGCCAAACCTGAGCTGGAAATCTTCGCAGACGACGTTCAGTGTGCCCACGGTTCCACCACCGGTGACATTGACGAAGACCTGCTGTTCTACCTCATGGCACGCGGTATTCCGGAAGCACAGGCGCGCAAAATCCTCGTTCTCGCATTCCTCTCTGAAGCTATTGAGGAATTTGAAGAGGAACGCTCTGTAGAATTGCTGGAAGCAATGACACGCAAGTGGCTTCACGCCGATGAGATGGTGAGCGAATGA
- a CDS encoding cysteine desulfurase — MTKVDNTAFTAPYDVGKVRKDFPILSTQVYGKPLVYLDNGASAQKPTAVIDAITKAYSQEYANVHRGLHYLSNTATENFEAAREVVRRFLNAPSVDEVIFTKSTTEAINLVSYGLEEDIQEGDEIIISILEHHSNIVPWNFLRERKGAVIKWAPIAEDGTFLIEEFEKLLTDRTKIVAITHMSNVTGTVVPVKEVTRLAHERGAKVLIDGSQAAVHMPVDVQDIGCDFYAVTGHKLYGPSGIGVIYGKKELLNQMRPFQGGGEMIKDVTECLVTYAEAPHRFEAGTPPIVQAIGLGAALDYMDSLGRENIALHEASLRDYAEQRLKEVNSLKIFGNAKDKGSIFSFEIEGVHAHDISMVIDRAGVAVRAGTHCAQPLLARYGVTSTCRASFGLYNTHEEVDLLVEALRKAQMMFG, encoded by the coding sequence ATGACCAAGGTCGACAACACGGCTTTCACAGCTCCATATGACGTAGGGAAGGTTCGGAAAGATTTTCCGATCCTCTCAACGCAGGTCTATGGCAAGCCGTTGGTGTACCTGGATAATGGCGCTTCGGCCCAGAAACCGACTGCGGTGATTGACGCAATCACCAAAGCCTACAGCCAAGAATACGCCAATGTGCACCGTGGCTTACACTATCTGTCGAACACAGCCACTGAAAACTTTGAGGCGGCACGCGAGGTCGTGCGCCGCTTCCTGAATGCTCCAAGCGTGGACGAGGTGATCTTCACCAAGTCAACCACGGAAGCAATCAACCTTGTGTCCTACGGTCTGGAAGAGGATATCCAGGAAGGCGATGAGATCATCATCTCCATTCTGGAGCACCATTCCAACATCGTCCCTTGGAACTTCCTGCGGGAACGCAAAGGCGCGGTCATCAAATGGGCACCGATTGCAGAAGATGGTACATTCCTGATCGAGGAGTTTGAAAAGCTCCTGACGGATCGCACCAAAATCGTTGCAATCACCCACATGTCCAACGTCACTGGAACAGTTGTTCCTGTGAAGGAAGTGACACGTCTTGCGCACGAACGTGGTGCAAAAGTCCTGATCGACGGCTCACAGGCTGCAGTTCATATGCCTGTAGACGTTCAGGATATCGGCTGTGACTTCTATGCGGTCACCGGGCATAAGCTGTATGGCCCAAGCGGCATCGGCGTGATCTACGGCAAGAAAGAACTTCTCAACCAGATGCGCCCGTTCCAGGGTGGTGGTGAGATGATCAAAGACGTGACCGAGTGTCTCGTCACCTATGCTGAAGCACCGCATCGCTTCGAAGCTGGTACCCCGCCAATCGTCCAGGCTATTGGATTAGGGGCCGCTCTTGACTATATGGATAGTCTGGGGCGCGAAAATATCGCATTGCATGAAGCGTCCCTACGTGATTATGCAGAGCAGCGCTTAAAGGAAGTCAATTCCCTCAAGATCTTTGGTAATGCCAAGGATAAGGGATCTATCTTCTCCTTCGAGATTGAAGGCGTACATGCCCACGATATCTCAATGGTGATTGACAGAGCTGGCGTTGCAGTTCGGGCAGGTACGCATTGCGCGCAGCCGCTGCTGGCTCGCTATGGTGTGACCAGTACATGCCGTGCAAGTTTTGGCCTGTACAACACCCATGAAGAAGTCGACCTTCTGGTAGAAGCTTTGCGTAAAGCGCAGATGATGTTTGGTTAG
- a CDS encoding SUF system Fe-S cluster assembly protein, whose protein sequence is MTDNTQTSEFSDGPLTTPEINQSSAIPAEELERLTGDIIAAMKTVFDPEIPVDIYELGLIYKVDIEDDRTVKIDMTLTAPGCPVAGEMPIWVENAVSSVPGVGAVQVDMTFDPPWDPSRMSDEARVALNFF, encoded by the coding sequence ATGACAGACAACACACAAACAAGCGAGTTCTCTGACGGACCTTTGACAACTCCGGAAATCAACCAAAGCTCTGCAATCCCTGCAGAAGAACTGGAACGTTTGACCGGTGATATCATTGCTGCGATGAAGACCGTTTTCGATCCGGAAATTCCGGTCGATATCTACGAACTCGGTTTGATCTACAAGGTTGATATCGAGGACGATCGCACGGTCAAAATCGACATGACCTTGACCGCTCCAGGCTGCCCGGTTGCTGGCGAAATGCCGATCTGGGTAGAAAACGCAGTAAGTTCAGTGCCTGGCGTTGGTGCTGTGCAGGTGGATATGACCTTTGATCCTCCATGGGATCCAAGCCGCATGTCTGACGAAGCTCGCGTCGCATTGAACTTCTTCTAA
- a CDS encoding HesB/IscA family protein: protein MASGFQVLQLTEEAAEHIRTLLDASDADPLGLRVSIKSGGCAGMEYELDLVTEAKSGDDVVEDKGVKVFVDPAATLYLLGTEMGFESTKFRSGFTFKNPNEVSACGCGESVELQAADLSKFAQKN, encoded by the coding sequence ATGGCCTCAGGATTTCAGGTATTACAGCTGACAGAGGAAGCAGCTGAGCACATCCGCACACTGCTTGATGCAAGTGACGCTGATCCACTTGGACTGCGCGTTTCCATCAAGTCCGGTGGCTGTGCTGGCATGGAATATGAACTGGATCTGGTAACAGAAGCAAAGTCTGGTGACGATGTGGTGGAAGACAAGGGTGTGAAGGTCTTTGTTGATCCAGCTGCAACACTTTACCTGCTTGGAACAGAAATGGGTTTTGAATCCACCAAGTTCCGCTCTGGTTTTACCTTCAAAAATCCAAATGAAGTATCTGCTTGCGGCTGCGGTGAATCCGTAGAGTTGCAGGCGGCTGATCTTTCAAAGTTCGCTCAGAAAAACTAA
- the tenA gene encoding thiaminase II gives MSLFNSLKNDNLETWHSYTKHEFVQGLGNGTLPIEAFKKYLVQDYLFLIEFARAYALGMYKSTDLTQMRKCLSSAKGILEVEMGLHIRLCESWGLSEAEIVATPEEPANLAYTRYVLDTAMKGDMLDLKVALAPCAIGYGEIGAELAKQDGALDPSNPYAEWIKEYSSDEYQELAADAVKEIDDLGELYATDARYAKLSRIFREATRLEANFWQMGLEL, from the coding sequence ATGTCTCTTTTTAATTCATTGAAAAACGATAATCTCGAGACGTGGCATTCCTACACAAAACATGAGTTTGTCCAAGGCCTTGGCAACGGAACTCTGCCGATTGAGGCCTTCAAAAAGTATCTGGTTCAGGACTATCTCTTCCTCATCGAGTTTGCCCGTGCTTACGCACTTGGCATGTACAAGTCCACTGATCTGACCCAGATGAGGAAGTGCCTTTCCTCCGCGAAAGGCATTTTGGAAGTAGAGATGGGTCTTCACATCCGTCTTTGCGAAAGCTGGGGGCTTTCAGAAGCTGAGATCGTGGCAACGCCGGAAGAGCCAGCCAATCTGGCATACACCCGATATGTTCTCGACACCGCGATGAAAGGCGACATGCTCGACCTGAAAGTCGCGCTTGCACCATGTGCAATCGGATATGGCGAAATCGGCGCGGAACTTGCTAAGCAGGATGGTGCACTAGATCCGAGTAATCCGTATGCGGAATGGATCAAGGAATATTCCAGCGATGAGTATCAGGAACTTGCAGCAGATGCTGTGAAAGAGATCGATGATCTCGGCGAACTCTACGCCACAGACGCCCGCTACGCCAAATTATCTAGAATATTTAGAGAGGCCACTAGACTTGAGGCCAATTTCTGGCAAATGGGCCTCGAGCTATAA
- a CDS encoding TfoX/Sxy family protein, translating into MSLSAFFLSDKRPLFLKNIRCRPMFGGHGYYANGKMFALVREKSLYLKAGSGNVADFLLTGQLPYIHQCFGEYFPTNFYSVPLDVVEDEDQLIKWIAKAIRQLEQAEKTAKASVTLDSRQKKTATIRSAVPNQFFF; encoded by the coding sequence ATGTCTTTGTCCGCATTTTTTCTCTCTGATAAACGCCCGTTATTTCTAAAGAATATCCGCTGCCGCCCCATGTTTGGCGGTCACGGATACTATGCAAACGGCAAAATGTTCGCGCTTGTGCGTGAGAAATCTTTGTACCTCAAGGCAGGTTCCGGCAACGTCGCAGACTTTCTTCTGACCGGTCAGTTACCCTACATCCATCAGTGTTTTGGTGAGTATTTCCCGACAAACTTCTATTCAGTTCCGCTGGATGTTGTTGAGGATGAGGATCAACTGATCAAGTGGATTGCTAAAGCTATCCGGCAGTTAGAACAGGCCGAGAAAACGGCGAAGGCATCTGTCACTCTGGACAGCCGACAAAAAAAGACGGCAACCATACGATCTGCCGTCCCGAACCAGTTCTTTTTTTAA
- a CDS encoding GGDEF domain-containing protein has translation MSQEDEFKRTIVYADSALDYIKTNKLPAFPRNYELWYSYASGFNRALNRTINKILARDGKISPEETQKIYNRFLSPNRLGERIDEVGDKISEEVRELISALDKGTLKTTEYGEELARTLSALENVSDRSQLSKLVIHLAKLTTETAESNQELREQLVDSRRQIGVLQEGLEAIRYESLTDELTTLNNRKHFDQSLVRAVKEAEESHAPLSLLISDIDHFKQFNDNYGHQTGDQVLRLVALAVKQNVKNNDIACRYGGEEFGIILPRTTIEDAKVIAEKIRKNVVAKELVKRSTGENLGRITISIGISTFRPGDSAESMVSRADLALYAAKKAGRNLVKAEEEKKIPSVTQVA, from the coding sequence ATGAGTCAAGAAGACGAGTTCAAGCGTACTATTGTTTATGCAGACAGTGCGCTCGATTACATCAAAACGAATAAGCTTCCAGCGTTTCCACGCAACTATGAGCTGTGGTATTCTTACGCATCCGGATTTAACCGGGCTCTCAACCGGACCATCAATAAGATTCTTGCCCGTGACGGCAAAATCTCTCCTGAAGAAACTCAGAAGATCTACAACCGTTTTTTGTCGCCAAACCGTTTGGGTGAGCGCATTGACGAAGTTGGCGACAAGATCTCCGAGGAAGTCCGGGAACTGATTTCCGCTCTTGATAAAGGCACACTGAAAACCACCGAATACGGTGAAGAGCTTGCCCGCACTTTGAGCGCTCTGGAGAACGTGAGTGATCGTTCTCAACTTTCCAAACTTGTGATCCATCTTGCCAAGCTGACCACTGAAACTGCTGAAAGCAATCAGGAGCTTCGCGAACAGCTGGTTGATTCTCGTCGCCAGATTGGTGTTCTGCAGGAAGGTTTGGAAGCGATCCGTTATGAGTCGCTCACCGATGAGCTGACCACACTGAACAACCGTAAGCACTTCGATCAGAGTTTGGTGCGCGCGGTGAAGGAAGCGGAAGAGAGCCATGCGCCCCTCTCCTTGCTGATTTCAGATATTGATCACTTCAAGCAGTTCAACGACAACTACGGCCACCAGACTGGTGACCAGGTTCTTCGCCTCGTTGCACTGGCTGTGAAGCAGAACGTGAAAAACAACGACATCGCATGTCGTTATGGCGGTGAAGAGTTTGGCATCATCCTGCCACGCACCACCATTGAAGATGCAAAAGTGATTGCGGAGAAGATCCGTAAGAACGTTGTTGCAAAGGAACTGGTGAAACGCTCCACGGGTGAGAACCTTGGCCGTATCACGATTTCTATCGGCATCTCCACTTTCCGTCCGGGTGACAGTGCGGAGAGCATGGTTTCTCGTGCTGATCTTGCGCTTTATGCAGCGAAGAAGGCTGGTCGCAACCTGGTGAAAGCTGAGGAAGAGAAGAAAATCCCCAGCGTGACACAGGTTGCTTGA